DNA sequence from the Helicoverpa armigera isolate CAAS_96S chromosome 30, ASM3070526v1, whole genome shotgun sequence genome:
tgtcaccactgaactgattttaatattcggtacagagatagagttgacctcgtaaaagaacataggatagtttttatcccggacttttgaagaattcgcTTGAAATATAGATTACCTGAATGCCACATTGATAGGCAGCGCCTGTCTAGCCGGGTTGTTCATGATGCAGTGGTGGGCTAGCAGGTCGATCATCCACGGGGTTAAAGGTTCGAGTCCTGAGTGGCGAGCGCACATATCTCGGAGGAGGCGGATGAGTACCTGTTATGTtcgtaaatacaatttatattagaACATGGAAGGGGACTTCGAAAACTAATATAAAGCAGTTgtcacacaaaatattttgaaaagaatttaCACTCTCctatttttgtagttatttttaacaattatatatgtaaatggaaatgataataatgtaatagAGTACATAACCTATTTACAACGTAAATTGCAGACGAATTTCGAAGGAACTACAGCctgcacttggataaaaatttGTCTTACTTCGCCTTTACCTAAATTTTTGTGCCAAAAATCTCAATCAGGCCAGCTGTTTTAGCTTAAAAGTGTAACAAACTCAAAAACCTGTCTGGTTGGCCAACACATTATCATCACTACATCATTATATCATCATAGAACTGTTCACTCGGACCAGTGCGCAGTAACTGTCCGTACCTTGCATACCTCACGCTCTCACACGGTTTTGCTTACCTTGCACTCTGccataaatacttacatgtgTCCCTACAATATACACCTATTAAAGTCATCATATTATcaccactaaagtcatcataacataaaatatcatcatcatcatcacaaacTAACCTTGATAGAGGAATGATGAGCGTTCTCCTCAAACCAGCGACTGTGACGGATGGCAGCCAGGTGGCTATTAATCACTTTGTAATCTAGATGCACCTGGAACAACATATAGGaaacttatatttatatatcaaGTTGAGAAGCTGACATAAGACATTTACTAtgatactagccgttttcccacatCCTGTGGGGACTACAGCCTGTActgggattaaatatagcctatattactcggaaaCAGTTTAGCTCTCCAACAGTAAAGGATTTtacaaatcggatcagtagtttcggagcctttatcccctttattttattagaatggGAGTAAGTCGGTTTActgtcccatcgcgctatgagagtgaaggaatagtgggtgcatctgtgtctgcgcaaatgcttgtgcactataatatggaCTGCGCAGTTGGCCGATCTCCtcatatgagaacagccgccgtggccgaaatagGCTTTGGACACATaactttcatttttatacatatattaaatataaaaaacatttaaaaatataaaaaataggtggcCACCAATATCGGGCACGGTgcccaaggtaccggtggttaggatcccagagacagaaacctcctcacaatacgcgccgtatcaagtAGTACAGCCTTCTGAATCCCTCGATCCAGCTGCCTAAGATATTGTTATTATAccaattattcatttaaatttaacgtattgttattataataatacctcAGGCTCCAATTTCCTCAGATTCTGATGCAGCGTGGTGATGAGCACACGGACAGCAGCACTGGGACCCGTGACCGTGAAGCCACGTTCATGACAAGCCGTGGTGACCGAAGTACTGGGCGTCTCCGCTCTCATCAGTTTGTTTAGCTCCTCGTTAACCTGGGAATCGTAGTTTGTGTTAAATACggataaaaatatgtacgcATAAAAAGTTTCCTTACACTTTCTTTGGATTCTATGTAAAAGTGAAAgaaatagggtattacatgcatttttgaaatatatcttaaataaattctttagtcttaatatatctctaaaaaattaaaaatatttttttttctcacgttatgtacgaatataaattaattgttttatcataatttcaaatttcgcgcgtatttcgcgaaaacgcggcacacaacggacgccatgattgttttttggtcatgacgtcattacgctactacagctgtcagtaatacatattttgatacctatgtattgaaaattttaactgacacttttgtgtactaccgtaatgacgtcattagcatggcggcgacatttcgtagtgttcaaagacagataaaaaaacctaaaaactttaaactgcaataaaaaatatatttatgtaccttacgaagtgaaactaacatttcctgattgcttttcctctaaacaatcattgtaattcacttttaatttttttctgatctagactaaaatacccaattataaaattaggtataccAATAGTTTAGAAATTAGCATGTTGAAACAAAAGCTTTAAGGTGTAATTGCGTGCATCGCGACTAtagcagccgcgcgcggcctacgacagtcgtcggccgcgcgcgacaatagtcaacctatgaaaatgtatggcgccgctgccgaggcccgCGACAGACGCTCTCGGCCGACGAAAGGCAATACAATCAaagtcaaatgtatttatttcatatagacttattacaggtgcttaagaaacgtcaagctagttgcgcAGTCCCAAAAagtgggtctcatggagaagaaccggcaagaaactccatgcgCTTACTTAGATACATTTAAGCTACTATTAATCcaggaagtagtttcctcagtATGCAAACAACCTAGCCAAAGTTTCTAAGACCTATGctatgtacggtagaccgcacatcagtggtaactgtcatgcaccttaactcaatagtaataagtacgattttactataaaactgttaccactgacctgaagttgactgtaccatgtattacgaaataaattttttatttaacatttattaaaactagtaTACAATTTCTCACCTTATTAGAAAGTCCCTCCACAGCCTCTTTAGTAGGCAATGTCTTCATGATGACCACAATATCAGCCACATTCTTACCGGCCATCATCGTTCCTTTCTTGTAAGAGCCCACTTGACGAACCTCTTCCAATTGCTAGggacaaaaatatattgttagttGCCAGTTGTTACATAGAGGCTAGCAGAAACAAGTGAActcactttttattattaaaactatttcttgctatttcctttttaaataaacctaCTTCTGATTcctaaaaattgtattatttttctggAATTATAATTGTGTGCAGACCATCTTtcacagcggctgttctcgctaatgaaaactaaagttttaatgtttgttttagttgATAAAATATTGCACCAGTAGAAAATTATTGAAGTATTGCAGTAAAAAATTATGCAGTTTTGTagcaatatttcattatttattgcttcattAATACTGATACTCCACAATCCAGTCACTGAAATTATGTTTGTCACTTGTATAATGCTTATCTGAGCTCCATAACTCAGTTTCCTGGCTAATATTGGACCCTCTGGTTTTAATACAAaccatgttaataaaaaaatatatattttcaatcTTAATGATATAATAGATGTTGCCAGTTGTTACAAGTTGGTAATTATTAACTTACACATGCTGCAAAGTCTCCGGGTGCCACAACCAAGTTGTCCAGCACAGTTTGCAGTTTGGTGATGAGACTCAGCACTGCAGACTGCTCTGCGGGCGTTGGACATAGCTCTGCATGTCTTTTGAGAAGGGCctagaacaataattttaatctttattaacACTAGAACGTCCAGGCTTCATGCTATAGCATgaagcctggcctggcctgggtCTTTGATAGTATACTATCAAAGACCGCTGTGGTCAATTAATATAccatatattgttattttttttttaatatttagctTAGCTAGAAAAGTCATAACATATAACAAAGACAtagtttgtgaaatatttaacaattaaattgCCTTGGTCCTGCTACCAATTTGACTGCCTTGGTCTTTCTAGTGTTAATAGGTAAAGTATGTGGACGAGTATAGACTTAGGCTGAGTATAGactgttcccaatattttatctatgtgtTGTGTAGCTTATGTACTTGATAGAAATGTGACATTACATATGGGgctaatgaaataataaattctctATCTCTATTAAGCAAATAAACAGATAGAATGCTGccttttttcattattaattaaaaaatataccaaatttATACATTCATACGTAATTACTCAAACCATTGGTTGAGGTAAAACACTAATATATTGATTGAATTCATTATCAAATTAATGATTGGGATTCTTATTTCAATATATGCAAGACAAGAACATTATTATGAGTAACAAAAAGTACTAATAAGGAGGGGAAAAAGCTgctttaagttttaattaacctGTGTGAGAGCAGAATCATCAGGCGCTGGCTTGCACCTAGGAAATGCCGGTTCAGCCAAAATCAAGTCGAAAGGAGGTCTGAGCATCAATACACGGGGCCTGTTGAATGGCGGGCGCCCCATACCACCGCGGCCCGGCATGCCTCGGCCTCCTCTACCGGTGCCGCGAACCATAATACACTTATTCACAacaaaagtttaataatttacgacacaaaatattttgttaggtTAACTTAATGTTACACCCAGTTTACACTAAATAATGGAATTAAATATATCTTATATCGTTGCCTAACGATAAATAACACGTCTAATCTCTTGTTAACGTAAGATTACgttttaaattagtatttatttagatatttgcaaaattacaaacaaaatggcAGACGACGACGCGCGGTTccaatctatttactatactctatgcGCGGTTCTTGCCACTTTTTTTC
Encoded proteins:
- the LOC110381570 gene encoding interleukin enhancer-binding factor 2 homolog, which translates into the protein MVRGTGRGGRGMPGRGGMGRPPFNRPRVLMLRPPFDLILAEPAFPRCKPAPDDSALTQALLKRHAELCPTPAEQSAVLSLITKLQTVLDNLVVAPGDFAACQLEEVRQVGSYKKGTMMAGKNVADIVVIMKTLPTKEAVEGLSNKVNEELNKLMRAETPSTSVTTACHERGFTVTGPSAAVRVLITTLHQNLRKLEPEVHLDYKVINSHLAAIRHSRWFEENAHHSSIKVLIRLLRDMCARHSGLEPLTPWMIDLLAHHCIMNNPARQALPINVAFRRALSLLAGGLFLPGCAGLADPCEAAHARAHTALDLAAQDLAAATAQTLLRVVARGGHRYVLGLQAFEGGKDISTEITVWDGVVVSPLAPAYQETPEPMDTDDKDDEVQDGVAA